Proteins encoded by one window of uncultured Bacteroides sp.:
- a CDS encoding TonB-dependent receptor: MKRKNVLKKGSFLLESCSLRKTWFAYGLSFGLAALPLSGRAEVTAQRQGVSIEQSVNQSRKISGHIADQNGETLIGVSVAQKGTSNGVITDLDGNFTLNVPVNAVLTVSYVGYKPQEIKVGNQQKLSIKLEADNKLLDEVVVVGYGVVKKADLTGSVGSVKSENISAKGATSLMESLQGQVAGVNISQSSSRAGDGFSIQIRGKSSLNGGDPLYVIDGVVCDNMNFLNPMDIEKVDILKDASSTAIYGSRATNGVVMITTKKGDTNTTKATVSYDGYYGVKTKANMPDFMNGDQFMNFRFSRYLTSALDNATGLTTWDMSASNLANFWGGDSQVVKDMYLNKKYTNWFDQVTRDGSQQNHFLNISGNAKDITYHVGLGYQNEKGILYDAYERWNLKGALEHKISDKLLVGFSTNLATSMKNNGSQNSVLSGFRMTPNMPCYYWEGDNAGQLIYQPGKDAVVYPNGGGPTSNINPVIDRNNSKDDTRYYDMMANMYLQYSPVKDLIFKTTFSPMYSKNTRGTFYGTSTQLRQGKTNMAEKYNNDVFSYTWDTQANYMKTIGDHSFNALALFSVYQQKAEGDYINVVDMPFDVDWYNLGSGTVQDKWSYYNKISMLSYVGRINYAYKGRYMVTVSSRWDGSSKFQQNNRWGMFPSAALAWRISDEKFMESAGKWLSNLKIRASFGITGNNAGVGPYDTQALANVKNYYNFGSNVANGYGYTMTNANLTWEKTTEFNFGFDFGLLKNRINGSVDIYNKDSKDLLMKMDTPYELGSNTGSIVNNVGKVNNKGIEVQLNTLNVQTKSWRWETNFSFARNINKIEELNDAKEDLVGNSWFIGHPIDVVYGYKYTGICTREEAQAYAKDVNMKTKFFEGEMKIFDKDGNGTINADDKMIIGHCAPTWTGSIASNLSYKNLDFSISIYASQGGKVYSSFMNEFLDYGQRGMMRMNMDFYIPEGAPILGEDGKIAYQDKTHYGKYPFPTNGTNGKGGGAYWSGGSQNFVDNSFVKVKNITVGYTFPKKWMSKIHVSNLRIYANILNPFVFTNYEGFDPEWASANIGDGTNGVSSRTYQFGVNLKF, translated from the coding sequence ATGAAAAGAAAAAATGTTTTAAAAAAGGGCTCCTTTCTATTAGAGAGTTGTTCCCTGAGAAAAACATGGTTTGCTTATGGCCTTTCTTTTGGGTTAGCTGCTTTGCCACTATCGGGAAGAGCAGAAGTTACAGCACAAAGACAAGGTGTCTCCATTGAGCAATCAGTGAATCAGAGTAGGAAAATCAGCGGACATATTGCCGACCAGAATGGTGAAACATTAATAGGTGTGTCTGTTGCGCAAAAAGGTACCTCGAACGGTGTTATAACCGATTTGGATGGTAACTTTACATTGAATGTGCCTGTTAATGCTGTGCTGACAGTTTCGTATGTGGGCTATAAACCACAGGAAATAAAGGTTGGTAACCAGCAGAAATTATCGATTAAACTGGAAGCGGACAACAAACTGCTTGATGAAGTGGTTGTGGTGGGTTACGGTGTTGTGAAGAAAGCCGACCTGACAGGATCTGTGGGAAGTGTAAAGTCGGAAAATATTTCGGCAAAGGGGGCCACTTCGTTAATGGAAAGTTTACAGGGACAGGTAGCCGGTGTGAACATTTCTCAGAGTTCGAGCCGTGCAGGTGACGGGTTCAGTATTCAGATCCGCGGTAAGAGTTCACTGAACGGCGGCGATCCGCTGTATGTGATTGACGGGGTGGTTTGTGATAACATGAACTTTCTGAACCCAATGGATATTGAAAAGGTAGACATTCTGAAGGATGCCTCTTCCACAGCTATCTATGGTTCGCGTGCTACGAATGGTGTGGTAATGATCACTACGAAAAAAGGAGATACCAACACTACAAAAGCTACAGTGAGCTATGATGGATATTATGGCGTGAAGACAAAAGCCAATATGCCCGATTTTATGAATGGGGATCAGTTTATGAATTTTCGTTTCTCTCGCTATCTGACATCAGCACTGGATAATGCTACCGGACTTACAACGTGGGACATGTCTGCTTCAAATCTTGCCAATTTCTGGGGAGGAGACAGTCAGGTGGTTAAGGATATGTATCTGAATAAAAAATATACCAACTGGTTTGATCAGGTGACCCGTGATGGATCACAACAGAATCATTTCCTCAATATATCAGGAAACGCAAAGGACATTACTTATCATGTGGGACTGGGTTACCAGAACGAAAAGGGTATTTTATATGATGCTTACGAACGATGGAATTTGAAAGGGGCATTGGAACATAAAATATCTGATAAGTTATTGGTTGGCTTTTCTACCAATCTGGCTACTTCAATGAAGAATAACGGTAGTCAGAACTCCGTACTGTCCGGATTCCGCATGACTCCCAACATGCCTTGTTATTACTGGGAAGGCGATAATGCCGGTCAGCTTATTTATCAGCCGGGAAAAGATGCGGTAGTGTATCCTAATGGCGGTGGTCCGACTTCTAACATCAACCCGGTGATAGATCGAAATAATTCAAAAGACGATACACGCTATTATGACATGATGGCAAATATGTATTTGCAGTATAGTCCGGTGAAAGACCTTATCTTCAAAACAACCTTCTCACCTATGTATTCAAAGAATACTCGTGGTACTTTCTACGGAACATCGACTCAGCTTCGTCAGGGAAAGACTAATATGGCTGAGAAGTATAACAATGATGTATTTTCATATACATGGGATACTCAAGCTAACTATATGAAAACCATTGGCGACCACAGCTTCAATGCATTGGCTTTGTTCAGCGTTTACCAGCAGAAAGCTGAAGGCGATTATATAAATGTGGTGGATATGCCTTTTGATGTGGATTGGTACAACCTGGGCTCGGGTACAGTGCAGGACAAATGGAGCTATTATAATAAGATTTCGATGCTTTCGTATGTAGGACGTATTAATTATGCTTACAAAGGAAGATATATGGTGACTGTGTCTTCACGTTGGGATGGCAGCTCCAAGTTCCAGCAAAACAACCGTTGGGGAATGTTTCCATCTGCGGCTTTGGCATGGCGTATTTCTGATGAGAAATTTATGGAGAGTGCCGGCAAATGGCTGAGTAATCTGAAGATTCGTGCCAGCTTTGGTATAACCGGAAATAATGCTGGGGTGGGACCGTATGACACACAGGCTTTGGCAAACGTAAAAAACTACTATAACTTTGGTTCGAATGTAGCCAATGGATATGGTTACACAATGACCAATGCAAACCTTACCTGGGAAAAAACAACAGAGTTTAACTTCGGTTTTGATTTTGGATTGCTGAAAAACAGAATTAATGGTTCTGTGGATATATACAATAAAGACTCCAAAGATCTGTTAATGAAAATGGATACCCCTTACGAATTGGGATCAAACACCGGTTCGATAGTAAACAATGTAGGGAAGGTTAATAACAAAGGTATAGAGGTGCAACTGAATACGCTGAATGTACAGACTAAGAGCTGGAGATGGGAGACTAATTTCTCATTTGCACGAAACATTAACAAGATTGAAGAACTGAATGATGCAAAAGAAGACCTTGTGGGTAACAGCTGGTTTATAGGTCATCCGATTGATGTTGTTTACGGATACAAATACACCGGAATATGTACCCGTGAAGAGGCACAAGCTTATGCTAAAGATGTTAACATGAAGACGAAATTCTTTGAAGGAGAAATGAAAATTTTCGATAAAGATGGTAATGGTACGATAAATGCCGATGATAAGATGATTATAGGGCACTGTGCTCCAACATGGACTGGTAGCATTGCTTCAAATCTTTCTTATAAAAATCTGGATTTTTCCATTAGTATATACGCTAGTCAGGGTGGTAAGGTATACTCTTCGTTCATGAATGAGTTCCTTGATTACGGACAACGCGGTATGATGCGTATGAATATGGATTTCTATATTCCTGAAGGTGCTCCGATATTGGGAGAAGACGGCAAGATTGCTTATCAGGACAAAACACACTATGGAAAATATCCTTTCCCTACGAATGGAACGAATGGTAAAGGAGGCGGCGCATATTGGTCGGGTGGTTCACAAAACTTTGTTGATAACTCTTTTGTAAAGGTTAAGAATATAACAGTGGGATATACTTTCCCTAAAAAGTGGATGTCAAAGATACATGTGTCTAATTTGAGAATTTATGCAAATATATTGAATCCGTTTGTATTTACTAATTATGAAGGATTTGATCCCGAATGGGCTAGTGCAAATATTGGTGATGGTACTAATGGCGTGAGCTCAAGAACTTATCAGTTTGGTGTAAATCTAAAATTCTAA